In one Sporomusa sphaeroides DSM 2875 genomic region, the following are encoded:
- a CDS encoding polysaccharide deacetylase family protein: MRRFHLMLCAAVIMAAMFVLIDRESSNDTKIISKVPTTQKVVALTIDDGPHNKVTPEILAILKDKNVKATFFVLGKNVEDNPRIFAQEIADGHEVGVHTYSHSSLPKLSDKKIEEEFEKAEKVILPITAMPTLFRPPGGAFNERVIRIAKQRGYQVVLWSIDTRDWECPPEKRIIDEVYKAVKPGSIILMHDGQYPIPTPRVLGTIIDGLRERGYIFVTVSELLQYNEVGHTFRPFGSPF; the protein is encoded by the coding sequence ATGAGAAGATTTCACTTGATGCTATGCGCTGCAGTAATAATGGCTGCAATGTTTGTGCTAATAGATAGGGAGTCATCCAACGATACCAAAATAATTTCTAAAGTTCCTACTACTCAGAAAGTCGTTGCATTGACAATAGATGATGGACCACACAATAAGGTGACCCCCGAAATACTTGCAATCTTAAAAGATAAAAACGTAAAAGCAACATTCTTTGTTTTAGGAAAAAACGTTGAGGATAATCCTCGAATTTTTGCTCAAGAAATAGCCGACGGTCACGAAGTTGGAGTTCATACTTATAGTCATTCGTCGTTACCAAAGTTAAGCGATAAAAAAATTGAAGAGGAATTTGAAAAAGCGGAAAAAGTGATCCTGCCAATTACTGCTATGCCGACTTTATTCAGACCTCCCGGAGGAGCTTTCAACGAACGGGTGATTAGGATAGCCAAGCAACGGGGCTATCAGGTGGTTTTATGGTCAATAGATACACGAGACTGGGAGTGTCCACCAGAAAAGAGAATTATTGATGAAGTTTATAAAGCAGTAAAGCCTGGAAGTATTATTTTAATGCATGATGGACAATATCCAATTCCAACGCCACGCGTACTTGGTACTATAATAGACGGTCTTCGGGAGCGTGGTTATATATTTGTTACCGTAAGTGAATTATTACAGTACAATGAGGTTGGGCATACATTCAGGCCTTTTGGTAGTCCTTTTTAA
- a CDS encoding DUF2310 family Zn-ribbon-containing protein, with product MFVVEGIFKPAVSQDPEQIQEVLDHLLGALRMNGQILGREVCIT from the coding sequence ATGTTTGTTGTAGAAGGTATCTTTAAACCTGCCGTATCGCAGGACCCTGAGCAAATACAGGAGGTACTTGATCATTTATTAGGCGCATTAAGGATGAATGGGCAGATTCTGGGGCGAGAAGTATGTATCACTTGA
- a CDS encoding DUF2310 family Zn-ribbon-containing protein produces MGRFWGEKYVSLESPIRCGDCFGGIPLYRLPATRDDEYGDIITWESDYKACDTLQMNCSTGERFGLSQLSKHDSSLAIRGREICNRITVTTGIPTYYYLLKSSGKGLKAEQARKCPSCKGEWLLQEPLHGLFNFQCDGCRLLSNIAWSVRSIG; encoded by the coding sequence ATGGGCAGATTCTGGGGCGAGAAGTATGTATCACTTGAATCACCCATCCGGTGTGGAGATTGTTTTGGGGGTATACCTTTGTATCGATTGCCGGCAACCAGGGATGATGAATACGGGGATATCATTACCTGGGAAAGCGATTATAAAGCCTGTGATACTCTTCAAATGAATTGCAGTACAGGAGAACGGTTTGGCCTTTCTCAACTTTCGAAACACGATAGTAGTTTAGCAATAAGAGGAAGAGAGATTTGTAACCGAATAACCGTTACGACTGGAATACCCACATACTATTATCTGCTGAAATCAAGCGGTAAGGGACTGAAAGCAGAGCAAGCAAGGAAATGTCCATCATGTAAAGGTGAATGGTTACTCCAAGAGCCACTTCATGGATTATTTAATTTTCAGTGTGACGGTTGCAGGTTATTATCAAATATTGCCTGGTCAGTTCGATCAATAGGCTAG